In one window of Reinekea forsetii DNA:
- a CDS encoding EscU/YscU/HrcU family type III secretion system export apparatus switch protein — translation MTDSTVNKAATLQYKGRKTPIVSAFGENEQAQAILKLAQQHQIPVYEDEDLVNILSQLDVGKAVPPELFEWVASVLAFAFFAKNEVPEGFSPTATRTAYKRMRENYGDV, via the coding sequence ATGACAGATTCAACCGTAAATAAGGCTGCCACCTTGCAATATAAGGGGCGAAAAACCCCGATTGTGTCGGCCTTTGGCGAAAACGAACAGGCTCAAGCCATCCTCAAGCTGGCCCAGCAACACCAGATTCCGGTCTATGAAGACGAAGACCTGGTGAATATCCTTAGCCAGCTGGATGTCGGCAAGGCAGTCCCGCCGGAGCTGTTCGAATGGGTGGCCAGCGTATTGGCCTTCGCTTTTTTCGCTAAAAACGAGGTGCCCGAAGGCTTCTCACCCACTGCGACGCGCACCGCCTATAAACGGATGCGCGAAAACTATGGCGATGTCTAA
- the guaA gene encoding glutamine-hydrolyzing GMP synthase, whose protein sequence is MNPVNIHSDKILILDFGSQYSQLIARRVRELGVFCEIRAFDVSDDEIRAFQPKGIILSGGPESVGLIDSPRVPELVFNLDIPVLGICYGMQAMAEHFGGVVSNSEHQEFGYAEVQVAAQGSLLQGLSDRHSESVDYIDVWMSHGDKVTQLPDGFELMASTPSCPIAGMAHEAKRFFGVQFHPEVTHTLKGLDILERFVRTLAGCDALWTAEHIIDDQIEKVRNQVGNRRVLLGLSGGVDSSVVAALLHKAIGDQLTCVFVDNGLLRKNEGDQVMKLFADNMGVKVIRANAQDRFLDALKGEADPEAKRKIIGREFIHVFDEQAKLIQEVDFLAQGTIYPDVIESAASKTGKAHVIKSHHNVGGLPDNMKMALVEPLRELFKDEVRKIGLELGLPYDMVYRHPFPGPGLGVRILGEVKREYADLLREADAIFMEELHRAGWYQKTSQAFAVFLPVKSVGVVGDGRRYEWVIAIRAVETIDFMTARWAHLPYELLGKVSNRIINEISGISRVVYDISGKPPATIEWE, encoded by the coding sequence ATGAACCCTGTAAATATCCACTCCGACAAGATTTTGATCTTGGATTTTGGCTCTCAATACAGCCAGCTGATTGCCCGTCGCGTGCGCGAATTGGGTGTGTTCTGTGAAATTCGCGCCTTCGATGTCAGCGATGACGAGATCCGTGCGTTTCAGCCCAAGGGCATTATTTTGTCCGGTGGACCGGAATCGGTTGGCCTAATCGATAGCCCGCGCGTGCCCGAGCTGGTCTTTAATCTGGACATTCCGGTGTTAGGGATCTGTTACGGCATGCAAGCCATGGCCGAGCATTTCGGCGGCGTGGTGAGTAATTCCGAGCACCAAGAATTCGGTTACGCCGAAGTGCAGGTGGCCGCCCAGGGCAGTCTCTTGCAGGGTCTATCGGATCGTCACTCAGAGAGCGTGGACTACATCGATGTCTGGATGAGTCACGGCGATAAGGTCACTCAGCTGCCGGACGGTTTTGAGCTCATGGCGTCGACCCCGAGTTGTCCGATCGCAGGCATGGCCCATGAGGCCAAGCGCTTCTTTGGCGTGCAATTTCACCCCGAAGTGACCCATACCCTAAAGGGCTTGGATATCCTCGAGCGCTTTGTACGCACCCTGGCCGGTTGCGACGCGCTATGGACCGCCGAACATATTATCGACGATCAGATCGAGAAGGTGCGCAATCAGGTGGGCAACCGTCGGGTGCTCTTGGGCCTATCCGGCGGCGTCGATTCCTCGGTAGTGGCGGCCTTATTGCACAAGGCCATCGGCGACCAGCTGACCTGTGTCTTCGTCGATAACGGTCTGCTGCGCAAGAACGAAGGCGACCAGGTGATGAAACTCTTCGCCGACAATATGGGCGTCAAGGTGATTCGCGCCAATGCCCAGGATCGTTTCCTCGATGCCTTAAAAGGCGAGGCCGATCCAGAAGCCAAACGTAAGATTATCGGCCGCGAATTTATCCATGTCTTCGATGAGCAGGCCAAGTTGATTCAAGAGGTCGACTTCCTGGCTCAGGGCACTATCTACCCCGATGTGATCGAGTCAGCAGCGTCCAAAACCGGCAAGGCACACGTTATTAAGTCGCATCACAATGTTGGCGGCTTGCCCGACAACATGAAGATGGCGCTGGTCGAACCGTTGCGTGAACTGTTCAAAGACGAGGTGCGCAAAATCGGTTTGGAGTTAGGCTTGCCCTACGACATGGTCTATCGCCATCCGTTCCCAGGCCCCGGCTTGGGTGTACGCATCCTCGGCGAAGTGAAGCGCGAATACGCCGATCTGTTGCGTGAGGCTGACGCCATCTTTATGGAAGAGCTGCATCGAGCCGGCTGGTACCAGAAAACCTCACAGGCGTTCGCGGTGTTCTTGCCGGTTAAGTCTGTCGGTGTGGTCGGTGACGGCCGTCGCTACGAGTGGGTCATTGCCATCCGTGCGGTTGAAACCATCGACTTTATGACCGCCCGCTGGGCCCATCTGCCCTATGAACTCTTGGGTAAGGTCAGCAATCGTATTATCAATGAGATCAGCGGTATTTCTCGTGTGGTCTACGATATTTCCGGCAAGCCGCCGGCGACCATTGAGTGGGAGTAG
- a CDS encoding tyrosine-type recombinase/integrase — protein sequence MALKKQNFAEGEITIFDEACVYKRGEYWQFRLWLPKENKYARKSLRTRSESTAVERGKAAYLEIYGNLQQGKSYFSITTKEGVEKYLSFRKRDVELGHIVSGRLATIATHLQHFLSFIGKDTKLKELERTDCENYFYHRHKTTNTKVKQVTVQNEQSTINALMKWLNKNGETHIDSFEFKKLPRLDKGNEAIRRATLTNDEYETLYRAMRTYCAKHNKLDDAELRVRKIVQHYMLVAANSGLRVGEQKQLRWSDVQLERHSANGSEQTLARIHVRAETSKVRTSRTFLCRNGQYFERLREISKPKRADELVFTLDGESEISKRTLLYHWHKMIELADISDREIRDLVPYSLRHFMITQRIMSGLTFRQIADMCGTSVAQIEKTYYHLNDEIRLTNAVADYKRNADGTIEVL from the coding sequence TTGGCACTTAAAAAACAAAACTTTGCTGAAGGTGAAATAACAATATTTGATGAAGCTTGTGTGTACAAGCGAGGCGAGTATTGGCAGTTTCGCTTGTGGTTGCCTAAAGAGAATAAGTACGCACGTAAAAGCCTACGCACACGCAGCGAGAGCACTGCTGTAGAGCGTGGCAAGGCTGCTTACTTAGAGATTTACGGTAACTTGCAACAAGGCAAGAGTTACTTTTCAATTACCACCAAAGAAGGTGTTGAGAAGTACTTGAGCTTTCGTAAGCGTGACGTTGAGCTTGGACACATTGTGAGTGGACGCTTAGCAACTATCGCAACACATCTACAGCACTTCCTTAGCTTCATTGGCAAAGACACTAAGCTCAAAGAACTCGAACGCACTGACTGCGAAAACTACTTCTACCATCGCCACAAAACCACCAACACCAAAGTCAAACAAGTCACAGTTCAAAACGAACAAAGCACTATAAATGCATTGATGAAGTGGCTGAATAAGAACGGCGAGACTCACATTGACAGCTTTGAGTTTAAGAAATTACCACGCTTAGACAAAGGTAATGAAGCGATACGCAGAGCAACGTTAACTAACGATGAATACGAAACACTCTATCGTGCAATGCGTACCTACTGTGCCAAACACAACAAGCTAGATGACGCTGAACTTAGAGTGCGAAAAATCGTGCAGCACTATATGCTAGTTGCAGCTAATAGTGGTTTACGTGTTGGCGAACAAAAGCAGTTACGTTGGAGTGATGTGCAGCTAGAACGACACTCAGCAAACGGTAGTGAACAAACGCTAGCACGCATACACGTTCGAGCAGAAACAAGCAAAGTACGTACAAGTCGTACCTTCTTGTGTCGTAACGGACAGTACTTCGAACGCTTACGCGAAATATCTAAGCCAAAGAGAGCTGATGAACTTGTGTTTACGTTGGATGGTGAAAGTGAAATAAGCAAACGTACACTGCTTTATCATTGGCACAAGATGATTGAGTTAGCTGACATTTCAGACAGAGAAATACGTGACTTAGTACCATACAGCTTGCGTCACTTTATGATTACGCAGCGTATTATGAGTGGCTTAACATTTAGGCAGATAGCAGATATGTGTGGCACTAGCGTGGCGCAGATTGAAAAGACGTATTATCACTTGAATGATGAAATCCGTTTAACCAACGCTGTTGCTGACTATAAGCGGAATGCCGATGGCACTATTGAAGTTCTCTAA
- the xseA gene encoding exodeoxyribonuclease VII large subunit, translating to MLSNKSALLSNQPSSLSGQPSATLTVSQLNRQVKQLLETQYPAIPVRGEISTLSRPASGHIYFTLKDANAQIRCAMFRSQLANNKYSPKQGDEVLVFGRLSLYEGRGDYQLIVTSMQPIGDGALQTAFFQLKERLAAEGLFDEVHKKPLPADIQRVGIVTSATGAALHDILTVLERRCPALEVILYPTQVQGNEAAATLVQAIECANARDEVDILIVGRGGGSLEDLWCFNTEPVVRAIFHSVLPIISAVGHEVDVSIADFVADIRAATPSQAAELVSPDQYELMQRFDQGEQRLLSAISRLIRIQGQLLVSLSKRLKNPAVTVQEGFATLSGLQVRLNRAIARPLLQHQQQLDGLQRRLGQVSPQLTIERDRRMLMQSEQRLQRALDGTLERKKGRFQQLIGKLNLLSPLATLERGYSITRDSQGTVIQQSHQVQVGGEIETLLKDGKIISIVERIL from the coding sequence ATGTTATCAAACAAATCTGCTCTGTTATCAAACCAACCCTCGAGCCTCTCCGGCCAACCCAGTGCGACCTTAACGGTTTCCCAACTCAATCGGCAAGTGAAGCAACTGCTGGAAACCCAATACCCGGCGATACCGGTGCGCGGCGAAATTTCGACCCTGAGTCGACCGGCGTCCGGTCATATCTATTTCACGCTCAAAGACGCCAATGCGCAGATCCGCTGCGCGATGTTTCGTAGCCAGTTGGCCAACAATAAATATAGTCCAAAACAGGGCGACGAGGTCTTGGTTTTTGGTCGGCTTAGCCTCTATGAGGGCCGCGGCGATTATCAACTTATTGTTACCTCCATGCAGCCGATCGGCGATGGCGCCCTGCAGACGGCCTTTTTCCAGCTCAAGGAGCGGCTCGCGGCCGAAGGCCTGTTTGACGAAGTACACAAAAAGCCCTTGCCCGCCGATATTCAACGCGTTGGCATCGTCACCTCCGCCACCGGCGCCGCCTTGCACGATATTTTAACCGTCCTAGAGCGTCGCTGTCCGGCCCTGGAGGTCATTCTCTACCCGACCCAAGTTCAAGGCAATGAAGCCGCAGCAACGCTGGTGCAGGCCATCGAGTGCGCCAATGCGCGCGATGAGGTCGATATCTTGATCGTCGGCCGCGGCGGCGGTTCACTCGAAGATCTGTGGTGTTTTAATACTGAGCCGGTCGTGCGCGCCATCTTCCACTCGGTATTGCCGATTATTTCCGCGGTCGGCCATGAGGTGGATGTCTCGATCGCCGACTTTGTCGCCGATATCCGCGCCGCGACGCCATCGCAGGCGGCCGAGTTGGTCAGCCCCGATCAGTACGAGCTGATGCAGCGCTTCGATCAGGGCGAACAACGCCTGCTCTCGGCCATCAGCCGCCTGATACGCATCCAGGGTCAGCTGTTAGTCAGTCTGAGCAAGCGTCTGAAAAATCCGGCGGTAACGGTGCAGGAAGGTTTTGCCACCCTGAGTGGTTTGCAGGTGCGGCTCAATCGCGCCATTGCCCGGCCCCTGCTGCAACACCAACAACAACTCGACGGCCTGCAAAGGCGCCTGGGCCAGGTTAGCCCTCAGCTCACCATCGAGCGCGATCGGCGCATGTTGATGCAGTCCGAACAGCGCCTACAGCGTGCCTTAGATGGCACGCTCGAGCGCAAAAAGGGCCGTTTTCAACAACTGATCGGCAAACTGAATCTGTTGTCGCCCTTGGCCACCCTGGAGCGGGGCTATTCGATAACCCGGGACAGCCAGGGTACGGTTATCCAACAGAGCCACCAGGTTCAGGTCGGCGGTGAAATTGAGACCCTATTGAAAGACGGCAAGATAATCTCGATCGTGGAGCGGATTCTGTAG
- the guaB gene encoding IMP dehydrogenase: MLRIAQTALTFDDVLLVPGYSEVLPKEVTLKTRLSRNIELNIPLVSAAMDTVTEARLAIAMAQEGGIGIIHKNMTIEQQAHHVRLVKKYEAGVVRNPITIGLSASVRELINLTSEHNISGVPVLDGDDLVGIVTSRDVRFERNLDAGIATIMTGKDKLVTVLEGEGQDKVRDLLHIHRIEKVLVVDENFKLTGMMTVKDINKARSYPNACKDEYGRLRVGAAVGTGADTPDRVEALVNAGVDVIIVDTAHGHSKGVIDRVRWVKQTFPQVDVIGGNIATGAAAIALAEAGADGVKVGIGPGSICTTRIVAGVGVPQISAVANVAEALEPYGIPLIADGGIRFSGDLAKAIVAGASAIMAGGMFAGTDESPGEVELFQGRSYKSYRGMGSLGAMAQVQGSSDRYFQTVESGVEKLVPEGVEGRIAVKGPMTSVVHQLMGGLRAAMGYTGCKTILDMRTKPEFVQITGAGMKESHVHDVQITKEAPNYRVS, encoded by the coding sequence ATGTTGCGCATTGCCCAGACCGCCCTAACGTTTGACGATGTCTTGCTCGTACCCGGCTATTCCGAGGTGCTGCCTAAGGAAGTCACGTTAAAAACTCGCCTGTCCCGTAATATCGAACTCAATATCCCCCTGGTCTCGGCCGCAATGGATACAGTCACCGAAGCCCGTTTGGCGATTGCGATGGCGCAGGAAGGCGGTATCGGCATTATTCATAAGAATATGACCATCGAACAACAGGCCCATCACGTCCGCTTGGTGAAAAAATACGAGGCCGGTGTGGTTCGTAACCCCATTACCATCGGACTCAGCGCCTCGGTACGCGAACTGATCAACCTGACCTCGGAACACAATATTTCCGGCGTTCCGGTGCTCGACGGCGATGACCTGGTCGGTATCGTCACCAGCCGCGATGTGCGCTTTGAGCGCAATCTTGATGCCGGCATTGCCACCATCATGACCGGTAAAGATAAGCTGGTTACCGTGCTTGAAGGTGAGGGTCAGGACAAGGTGCGTGACCTGCTGCATATCCATCGCATCGAAAAGGTTTTGGTGGTCGATGAGAACTTTAAGCTCACCGGCATGATGACGGTGAAAGACATCAACAAGGCTCGCTCCTATCCCAATGCCTGTAAAGACGAATACGGTCGCTTGCGCGTAGGCGCGGCAGTCGGTACCGGCGCCGACACCCCCGATCGGGTCGAAGCGCTGGTCAATGCCGGGGTCGATGTGATTATTGTCGACACCGCCCACGGCCACAGCAAGGGCGTGATCGATCGCGTCCGTTGGGTCAAGCAGACCTTTCCGCAGGTCGATGTGATTGGCGGCAATATTGCCACCGGTGCCGCTGCAATCGCGTTGGCTGAGGCCGGCGCCGATGGCGTTAAGGTCGGTATCGGCCCAGGCTCGATCTGTACCACGCGCATCGTCGCCGGTGTTGGCGTGCCGCAGATCAGTGCCGTGGCCAATGTCGCCGAAGCGCTCGAACCCTATGGTATTCCCCTGATTGCCGACGGCGGTATCCGCTTCTCCGGTGACCTCGCCAAAGCGATTGTTGCCGGGGCATCCGCCATTATGGCCGGTGGTATGTTTGCCGGTACCGATGAGTCGCCCGGTGAGGTTGAGCTGTTCCAGGGCCGTTCTTACAAGAGCTACCGTGGCATGGGTTCGCTCGGTGCCATGGCGCAGGTGCAAGGCTCCAGCGATCGCTACTTCCAGACCGTCGAGAGCGGTGTTGAGAAGCTGGTGCCGGAGGGTGTCGAAGGCCGTATCGCGGTTAAGGGTCCGATGACCTCGGTGGTCCATCAGCTGATGGGCGGTCTGCGTGCCGCTATGGGCTACACCGGCTGTAAGACTATTCTCGATATGCGCACCAAGCCGGAATTTGTCCAGATTACCGGCGCGGGCATGAAAGAGTCGCATGTGCACGATGTGCAGATCACCAAGGAAGCACCGAACTATCGAGTCAGTTAA
- a CDS encoding IS3 family transposase (programmed frameshift): MARYSAERKESILKKMLPPHNVTVAQIARQEHISLKTLYNWRDTAKQQGMPVPGKTLSADDWTADAKLSVVIQTAALSASELGQYCRAKGLYPEQVQRWKSECLQGFQTSEAQGSAVKHQAKKDKVEIKLLKKDLRFKEKALAETVALLVLRKKLNGALGGRRRGELTPLPERIATVALIHQATNSGARLSRACEEAELSLRTYRRWYRAGLVGMDQRPLASRPVPANKISEQETQVILAVSNEPQYASLPPSQLVPTLLDEGIYLASEASFYRILKAHNQLHHRGRSKAPTKTGKPTSHTASGPNQLWSWDITYLASRVKGQFYYLYLFEDIYSRKIVGYEVHDRECGELAAELVQRCMLREQSFNKPLVLHSDNGAPMKALTMKAKLEELGVLSSYSRPRVSNDNPYSEALFRTLKYRPEWPSSGFAGLTEARDWVENFVVWYNEKHKHSKINFVTPAQRHAGQDGGILLNRKKVITAAKKAKPYRWSGDIRNCEPVGSVTLNPDDIQSESDQAA; the protein is encoded by the exons ATGGCTCGATATTCAGCAGAACGGAAAGAATCGATCTTGAAGAAAATGTTGCCACCCCACAACGTCACTGTGGCCCAGATTGCCCGGCAGGAACACATATCGTTAAAAACCCTTTATAATTGGCGCGATACCGCCAAACAACAAGGAATGCCTGTGCCAGGAAAGACGTTATCTGCCGACGATTGGACGGCTGACGCCAAGCTCTCAGTGGTCATCCAAACGGCTGCGTTGTCAGCATCTGAGCTGGGCCAGTACTGCCGTGCAAAAGGCCTCTATCCTGAGCAGGTGCAGCGCTGGAAGAGCGAGTGTCTCCAGGGATTCCAGACCAGTGAAGCCCAAGGCAGCGCGGTCAAACACCAAGCCAAGAAGGACAAGGTGGAGATCAAACTGCTCAAAAAAGATCTTCGCTTCAAGGAAAAGGCGCTGGCCGAAACGGTGGCTTTGTTAGTGTTACGAAAAAAGCTCAATG GCGCTCTGGGAGGACGGCGGCGAGGAGAGCTAACGCCACTGCCCGAGCGCATCGCCACGGTAGCATTAATACACCAGGCCACGAACAGTGGGGCTCGCCTGAGTCGCGCCTGCGAGGAAGCTGAGTTGAGCCTCAGGACCTATCGTCGTTGGTACCGAGCGGGTCTGGTTGGCATGGACCAGCGGCCACTGGCCAGTCGGCCGGTGCCAGCCAATAAAATCAGTGAGCAGGAAACGCAGGTGATCTTAGCGGTGAGTAATGAGCCTCAATATGCCAGTTTACCGCCGTCACAGCTGGTCCCAACGCTGTTAGACGAGGGTATCTACCTCGCATCGGAAGCGAGTTTCTACCGTATTTTGAAGGCACACAATCAGCTACATCATCGCGGCCGGAGTAAAGCACCAACCAAAACAGGGAAGCCGACCAGCCATACGGCCTCAGGGCCCAATCAACTTTGGTCGTGGGATATCACCTATTTGGCCTCAAGAGTAAAGGGTCAGTTTTACTACCTTTACCTATTTGAAGATATTTACAGTCGCAAGATCGTGGGCTATGAAGTCCATGATCGAGAGTGTGGTGAGCTGGCTGCGGAATTGGTCCAGCGCTGCATGTTGCGCGAGCAAAGCTTTAACAAGCCCCTGGTGCTGCACTCGGATAACGGTGCACCGATGAAGGCCCTCACGATGAAAGCCAAGCTGGAAGAACTGGGTGTGCTGTCGTCTTACAGTCGGCCGCGCGTGAGCAATGACAACCCCTACTCAGAGGCATTGTTCAGGACCTTAAAATACCGTCCCGAATGGCCCTCATCTGGCTTTGCCGGGTTGACCGAAGCGCGCGACTGGGTGGAGAACTTTGTGGTTTGGTATAACGAGAAACATAAGCACAGCAAGATTAACTTTGTCACGCCAGCCCAGCGTCATGCAGGTCAAGACGGGGGCATATTATTGAACCGAAAAAAGGTCATAACGGCGGCGAAAAAAGCCAAGCCGTATCGCTGGTCGGGCGATATCCGAAATTGTGAGCCTGTAGGGAGTGTTACATTGAATCCAGATGATATACAGAGTGAGAGTGATCAAGCAGCGTAA
- a CDS encoding IS3 family transposase (programmed frameshift), which yields MARYSAERKESILKKMFPPNNMTVAEIARQEHISLKTLYNWRDTAKQQGMPVPGKKLSADDWTADAKLSVVIQTAALSASELGQYCREKGLYPEQVQRWKSECLQGFQTSEAQGSAVKHQAKKDKVEIKLLKKDLRFKEKALAETVALLVLRKKLNGALGGRRRGELTPLPERIATVALIHQATNSGARLSRACEEAELSLRTYRRWYRAGLVGMDQRPLASRPVPANKISEQETQVILAVSNEPQYASLPPSQLVPTLLDEGIYLASEASFYRILKAHNQLHHRGRSKAPTKTGKPTSHTASGPNQLWSWDITYLASRVKGQFYYLYLFEDIYSRKIVGYEVHDRECGELAAELVQRCMLREQSFNKPLVLHSDNGAPMKALTMKAKLEELGVLSSYSRPRVSNDNPYSEALFRTLKYRPEWPSSGFAGLTEARDWVENFVVWYNEKHKHSKINFVTPAQRHAGQDGGILLNRKEVITAAKKAKPYRWSGDIRNCEPVGSVTLNPDDIQSESDQAA from the exons ATGGCTCGCTATTCAGCAGAACGGAAAGAATCGATATTGAAGAAGATGTTTCCACCAAACAACATGACTGTGGCCGAGATTGCCCGCCAGGAACACATATCGTTAAAAACCCTTTATAATTGGCGCGATACCGCCAAACAACAAGGAATGCCTGTGCCAGGAAAGAAGTTATCTGCCGACGATTGGACGGCTGACGCCAAGCTCTCAGTGGTCATCCAAACGGCTGCGTTGTCAGCATCTGAGCTGGGCCAGTACTGCCGTGAAAAAGGCCTCTATCCTGAGCAGGTGCAGCGCTGGAAGAGCGAGTGTCTCCAGGGATTCCAGACCAGTGAAGCCCAAGGCAGCGCGGTCAAACACCAAGCCAAGAAGGACAAGGTGGAGATCAAACTGCTCAAAAAAGATCTTCGCTTCAAGGAAAAGGCGCTGGCCGAAACGGTGGCTTTGTTAGTGTTACGAAAAAAGCTCAATG GCGCTCTGGGAGGACGGCGGCGAGGAGAGCTAACGCCACTGCCCGAGCGCATCGCCACGGTAGCATTAATACACCAGGCCACGAACAGTGGGGCTCGCCTGAGTCGCGCCTGCGAGGAAGCTGAGTTGAGCCTCAGGACCTATCGTCGTTGGTACCGAGCGGGTCTGGTTGGCATGGACCAGCGGCCACTGGCCAGTCGGCCGGTGCCAGCCAATAAAATCAGTGAGCAGGAAACGCAGGTGATCTTAGCGGTGAGTAATGAGCCTCAATATGCCAGTTTACCGCCGTCACAGCTGGTCCCAACGCTGTTAGACGAGGGTATCTACCTGGCATCGGAAGCGAGTTTCTACCGTATTTTGAAGGCACACAATCAGCTACATCATCGCGGCCGGAGTAAAGCACCAACCAAAACAGGGAAGCCGACCAGCCATACGGCCTCAGGGCCCAATCAACTTTGGTCCTGGGATATCACCTATTTGGCCTCAAGAGTAAAGGGTCAGTTTTACTACCTTTACCTATTTGAAGATATTTACAGTCGCAAGATCGTGGGCTATGAAGTCCATGATCGAGAGTGTGGTGAGCTGGCTGCGGAATTGGTCCAGCGCTGCATGTTGCGCGAGCAAAGCTTTAACAAGCCCCTGGTGCTGCACTCGGATAACGGTGCACCGATGAAGGCCCTCACGATGAAAGCCAAGCTGGAAGAACTGGGTGTGCTGTCGTCTTACAGTCGGCCGCGCGTGAGCAATGACAACCCCTACTCAGAAGCCTTGTTCAGGACCTTAAAATACCGCCCCGAATGGCCCTCATCTGGCTTTGCCGGGTTGACCGAAGCGCGCGATTGGGTCGAGAACTTTGTGGTGTGGTATAACGAGAAACATAAGCACAGCAAGATTAACTTTGTCACGCCAGCCCAGCGTCATGCAGGTCAAGACGGGGGTATATTATTGAACCGAAAAGAGGTCATAACGGCCGCTAAAAAAGCCAAGCCGTATCGCTGGTCGGGCGATATCCGAAATTGTGAGCCTGTAGGGAGTGTTACATTGAATCCAGATGATATACAGAGCGAGAGTGATCAAGCAGCGTAA
- a CDS encoding tyrosine-type recombinase/integrase — protein MAQAKTLSKAELKQLLDVTNSCSRYAERDATMLLFTHLCGLRIGEVAALRFDDILDANGNVRDEMTLDAARTKSKRARKIFLPKQMQRQLIEYVNSLNKQPLHGYLFSTQKQAHFSANTATQHLQRLYSRAGISGATSHSGRRTWLTALSQRGVSVFVLAEMAGHRSIQTTQRYVTVNDEMKRNAAELI, from the coding sequence ATGGCACAAGCAAAGACACTTAGCAAAGCAGAACTCAAGCAGCTGTTAGACGTAACAAATTCGTGCAGTCGTTACGCAGAACGTGATGCAACGATGCTGCTGTTTACTCACTTGTGTGGTTTACGCATAGGTGAAGTGGCTGCGCTGCGTTTTGACGACATACTTGATGCAAACGGCAACGTACGTGACGAAATGACACTTGATGCAGCACGAACAAAGAGCAAGCGAGCACGTAAGATATTTCTGCCAAAGCAGATGCAGCGTCAACTGATAGAGTACGTTAACAGCTTAAACAAACAACCACTGCACGGTTATTTATTCTCTACACAGAAGCAAGCACACTTTAGTGCAAATACAGCTACACAGCACTTACAACGCTTGTATTCACGTGCTGGGATTAGTGGTGCTACGTCGCACAGTGGCAGACGCACTTGGCTTACTGCACTTAGTCAGAGAGGTGTTAGTGTATTTGTGCTAGCAGAGATGGCTGGACATAGAAGCATACAGACAACTCAGAGATATGTGACAGTAAATGACGAAATGAAACGCAACGCAGCAGAATTGATTTAG